A window from Gallus gallus isolate bGalGal1 chromosome 7, bGalGal1.mat.broiler.GRCg7b, whole genome shotgun sequence encodes these proteins:
- the ASB18 gene encoding ankyrin repeat and SOCS box protein 18: protein MGPSSAGNINVVTCAWQAIPTQGASSPAAGAGDAHASLAGTRRAQPGRASLAPPAPREKYYQALVTGNLRSLQVLTDRYYEDVNLVFEISKNEMEWQVKSQASYGLSGLWSLEYKQELSTPLCIAASRGHTACLRHLLHRQADPDLAPGGWAPLHEACRGGHTACVELLLEHQADPNLRSDEGLAPLHLCTTRNSLRCAELLLKHGATIDLPSEDSGETALHVAAKHGLYDHAHLYLRHGADVDARSNRGETALGLVCRQAPDAAEDALQLCRLLVVHGAKLDARDELRRSPLHEACGAANAVLVRFLLRRGADVNAIDYNGISPLGCVLQAAAFKQELRPHLVVQLLLNYGSQKIWPHAFVKVLRSCAAVPEIIEILINSYSQIPISEKWVEAVPEEVLQQHQPFYGSLFRLSGTVRSLQHLCRSTIRKKFGSRCHCLIPSLPMPKPLLDYLLLEPEGVLL from the exons ATGGGGCCGAGCAGCGCAGGCAATATAAATGTGGTGACGTGTGCCTGGCAGGCTATCCCCACGCAGGGTGCATCCAGCCCTGCAGCGGGAGCTGGGGATGCCCATGCCAGCCTCGCAGGGACCCGTAGAGCCCAGCCTGGCAGAGCCAGCCTTGCACCACCAGCCCCCCGAG AGAAGTACTACCAAGCCCTGGTCACGGGGAACCTGAGGAGCCTGCAGGTGCTGACAGACAGATACTACGAAGATGTCAACCTGGTCTTTGAGATCAGTAAAAATGAGATGGAGTGGCAGGTGAAAAGCCAAGCATCTTATGGACTCTCAG ggctgtggtcGCTGGAATACAAGCAGGAGCTGAGCACACCACTGTGCATCGCTGCCAGCCGAGGCCACACCGCCTGCCTGCGGCACCTCCTGCATCGCCAGGCTGACCCTGACCTGGCACCGGGGGGCTGGGCCCCTCTGCACGAAGCCTGCCGTGGGGGGCACACTGCCTGTGTCGAGCTACTGCTGGAGCACCAGGCTGACCCCAACCTCCGGAGCGACGAGGGGCTGGCCCCACTGCACCTCTGCACCACCCGCAACTCACTGCG ATGCGccgagctgctgctgaaacatgGAGCCACCATTGACCTGCCCAGTGAGGACAGCGGGGAGACAGCACTGCACGTGGCAGCCAAGCACGGCCTCTATGACCATGCCCACCTCTACCTGCGGCACGGGGCAGACGTGGATGCCCGCAGCAACCGGGGTGAGACAGCTTTGGGCTTAGTCTGCAGGCAGGCCCCAGATGCTGCTGAGGATGCCCTGCAGCTGTGCCGGCTGCTTGTTGTGCATGGAGCCAAGCTGGACGCACGCGACGAGCTGCGGAGGAGCCCTCTGCACGAGGCCTGTGGGGCAGCCAACGCCGTGCTGGTGAGGTTCCTGCTGAGACGTGGGGCAGATGTCAACGCCATTGACTACAATGGCATCTCCCCGCTGGGCTGCGTGCTGCAGGCGGCCGCCTTCAAGCAGGagctgaggcctcacctggtcgtgcagctgctgctcaacTACGGATCCCAAAAAATATGGCCCCACGCCTTTGTCAAG GTGCTGAGgtcctgtgcagctgtgccagagaTCATTGAAATCCTCATCAACTCCTACTCGCAAATCCCCATCTCTGAGAAGTGGGTGGAggctgtgccagaggaggtcCTGCAG cagcaccagccatTCTATGGCTCCCTGTTCCGGCTGTCAGGCACAGTCCGGTCCCTACAGCACCTGTGCCGCTCCACCATTCGGAAGAAGTTTGGCAGCCGGTGCCACTGCCTCATCCCCTCGCTGCCCATGCCCAAGCCACTGCTGGATTacctgctgctggagcctgagGGTGTCCTGCTCTGA
- the GBX2 gene encoding homeobox protein GBX-2 — MSAAFQPSLMMMQRPLGSSTAFSIDSLIGSPPPPAPGHFVYTGYPMFMPYRPVVLPPPPPALPQAALQPPLPPAPPPPLPALPGAFCPGLAQGMALTSTLMAALPGSFPASPPRPEAARKFAPPGNFDKADGLPPPDGGGGGGDDGKTGGGLLPFPAADAVHASLAGALRGGPKDDPKAEEEAKGREENFSMDSDLDYSSDENGPAPAAPREEDCGTALEENPPSAANAAANAAATGKNRRRRTAFTSEQLLELEKEFHCKKYLSLTERSQIAHALKLSEVQVKIWFQNRRAKWKRVKAGNASSKAGEPSRNPKIVVPIPVHVSRFAIRSQHQQLEQARP; from the exons ATGAGCGCGGCTTTCCAGCCCTCGCTGATGATGATGCAGCGCCCGCTGGGAAGCAGCACGGCCTTCAGCATCGATTCGCTCATCGGcagccccccgccgcccgcccccggccACTTCGTCTACACCGGCTACCCCATGTTCATGCCGTACCGGCCCGTCGTGctgccccccccgccgcccgccctgCCGCAGGCCGCCCTGCAGCCGCCGTtgccccccgcgccgcccccgccgctGCCCGCGTTGCCCGGAGCCTTCTGCCCCGGGCTGGCGCAGGGCATGGCCCTCACCTCCACGCTGATGGCCGCGCTGCCCGGCTCCTTCCCCGcctccccgccgcgccccgAGGCCGCCAGGAAGTTCGCCCCCCCGGGGAACTTCGACAAGGCCGACGGACTGCCTCCCCcggacggcggcggcggcggcggagacGACGGCAAAACCGGGGGGGGGCTGCTACCCTTCCCCGCTGCCGACGCCGTGCACGCATCGCTGG CCGGGGCCCTCCGCGGCGGCCCCAAAGACGATCCCAAAGCGGAGGAGGAGGCGAAGGGCCGCGAGGAGAACTTCTCCATGGACAGCGACCTCGACTACAGCTCCGACGAGAACGGCCCCGCGCCGGCGGCCCCGCGGGAGGAGGACTGTGGCACCGCGTTGGAGGAGAACCCCCCCAGCGCCGCCAACGCCGCCGCCAACGCCGCGGCCACGGGGAAGAACCGACGGCGGCGGACGGCGTTCACCAGcgagcagctgctggagctggagaaggagttCCACTGCAAGAAGTACCTCTCGCTGACGGAGCGCTCGCAGATCGCGCACGCCCTGAAGCTGAGCGAGGTGCAGGTGAAGATCTGGTTCCAGAACAGGCGAGCCAAATGGAAGCGGGTGAAGGCGGGCAACGCCAGCTCCAAGGCGGGGGAACCGTCGCGGAACCCCAAGATCGTCGTGCCCATCCCCGTGCACGTCAGCCGCTTCGCCATCAGGAGtcagcaccagcagctggagcaggcgCGGCCCTGA